The Pyrus communis chromosome 9, drPyrComm1.1, whole genome shotgun sequence genome has a segment encoding these proteins:
- the LOC137745923 gene encoding probable protein S-acyltransferase 4 — protein MAQNKPSRLYQVWKGSNKFFCGGRLIFGPDVASLLLSTLLVAGPAVAFCLKIYFKIKNGNHKNDNLWLPVLAIGSVLTILDLTFLFLTSGRDPGIIPRNSRPPESDEAFDLATPSMEWVNERTPHLKLPRTKDVIVNGHTVKVKYCDTCLLYRPPRVSHCSICNNCVQRFDHHCPWVGQCIGIRNYRFFFMFISTSTILCIYVFVFSWINIVKTGGRRAFSKDVVSDFLLTYCFIAIWFVGGLTLFHSYLICTNQTTYENFRYRYDKKENPYNKGMIWNVKEVFFSKIPPSMNRFRSFIEMDEEMIAGSGTPNNGDGIMSSKEKIDIEMGTRLAEDNGFSLPNILRNFDYDDLEDDLKDAGEQRRPAFDPLFPIQPEVKESVQYSVDEDKITESVATRDAVNYSVQSLPPGDELGASGHSTTSFDGANEEVNCGNNKS, from the exons ATGGCACAGAATAAACCCAGTAGGCTCTACCAAGTTTGGAAAGGAAGCAAT AAGTTTTTCTGTGGCGGGAGATTAATTTTTGGTCCTGATGTGGCATCTCTTCTTCTGTCTACACTCCTTGTAGCCGGCCCAGCAGTTGCCTTCTGTTTGaagatttattttaaaataaaaaatgggaaTCACAAGAATGACAATTTATGGCTTCCTGTATTAGCTATTGGCTCAGTCCTTACAATTTTG GATTTAACCTTTCTCTTCTTGACTTCTGGGAGGGATCCTGGAATAATCCCTCGAAATTCAAGGCCTCCAGAATCAGATGAAGCATTTGATCTAGCTACCCCATCCATGGAGTGGGTTAATGAAAGAACTCCTCATTTGAAACTACCTCGAACAAAAGATGTCATTGTAAATGGTCACACAGTAAAAGTGAAGTATTGCGATACTTGTTTGCTTTATCGCCCTCCCCGCGTATCTCACTGTTCTATCTGCAACAATTGTGTTCAGAGATTCGATCATCACTGTCCATGGGTTGGTCAGTGCATTGGAATT CGTAACTATCGGTTTTTCTTCATGTTCATATCAACCTCAACCATACTGTGCATATATGTTTTTGTCTTCTCTTGGATAAACATAGTTAAAACAGGAGGCAGAAGAGCTTTTTCGAAAGACGTTGTGTCGGATTTCCTTTTAACATACTGTTTCATTGCTATCTGGTTTGTTGGTGGCCTTACACTCTTCCATTCCTACTTGATATGCACAAACCAG ACAACATATGAAAACTTTCGGTACCGATATGATAAGAAGGAGAACCCATATAACAAAGGAATGATTTGGAATGTCAAAGAAGTTTTTTTCTCCAAAATCCCTCCTTCAATGAATAGATTCCGTTCATTCATTGAGATGGATGAAGAGATGATTGCAGGATCTGGGACTCCAAATAATGGGGATGGTATTATGAGTTCAAAGGAGAAAATAGATATTGAAATGGGAACTAGGCTTGCAGAGGACAATGGTTTTTCACTTCCAAACATTTTGCGGAATTTTGACTACGATGATTTGGAGGATGATTTGAAGGATGCAGGAGAACAACGCAGACCTGCTTTTGACCCCCTTTTTCCCATTCAGCCAGAAGTAAAAGAATCTGTGCAATACTCAGTAGATGAAGATAAAATTACAGAAAGTGTTGCTACAAGGGATGCAGTGAACTATTCTGTGCAAAGCTTACCTCCGGGAGATGAATTGGGAGCATCTGGCCATAGCACCACTTCCTTTGATGGAGCAAATGAGGAAGTCAATTGCGGAAATAACAAATCCTAA
- the LOC137745924 gene encoding magnesium-protoporphyrin IX monomethyl ester [oxidative] cyclase, chloroplastic: MAAEMALVKPLTKFSNGAPKFGSNPGSPKTRASSMLRMSVRAETAAAAAKKTPKKAPKTPPKETLLAPRFYTTDFDEMETLFNTEINKKLNEAEFEALLQEFKTDYNQTHFVRNKEFKEAADKLQGPLRQIFVEFLERSCTAEFSGFLLYKELGRRLKKTNPVVAEIFSLMSRDEARHAGFLNKGLSDFNLALDLGFLTKARKYTFFKPKFIFYATYLSEKIGYWRYITIYRHLKENPEYQCYPIFNYFENWCQDENRHGDFFSALMKAQPQFLNDWKAKLWSRFFCLSVYVTMYLNDCQRTAFYEGIGLNTKEFDMHVIIETNRTTARIFPAVLDVENPEFKRKLDRMVEINQKLIAVGESDDIPVVKNLKRIPIVAALASELLAAYLMPPIESGSVDFADFETQLVY; this comes from the exons ATGGCGGCAGAGATGGCTCTGGTAAAACCCCTCACGAAATTCAGCAATGGCGCCCCCAAATTCGGAAGCAACCCCGGCAGCCCCAAGACAAGAGCGTCTTCGATGCTGAGGATGTCGGTCAGGGCAGAGACGGCGGCAGCAGCGGCCAAAAAGACGCCCAAGAAGGCTCCGAAAACACCCCCAAAGGAGACCCTTTTGGCACCGAGATTCTACACGACGGACTTTGACGAGATGGAGACGCTGTTCAACACGGAGATCAACAAGAAGTTGAACGAGGCGGAGTTCGAGGCGCTGCTGCAGGAGTTCAAGACTGACTACAACCAGACACACTTCGTCAGGAACAAGGAGTTCAAGGAGGCTGCTGACAAACTGCAGGGCCCGCTGCGCCAGATCTTTGTCGAGTTCTTGGAGAGGTCCTGCACTGCTGAGTTCTCGGGCTTCCTTCTGTACAAAGAGCTCGGAAGAAGGCTCAAG AAAACAAATCCAGTGGTGGCAGAGATCTTCTCGCTCATGTCTCGGGATGAAGCTCGGCATGCTGGTTTTTTGAACAAGGGGCTGTCGGATTTCAATTTGGCCTTGGACTTGGGGTTTCTGACAAAGGCGAGGAAGTACACATTCTTCAAGCCAAAGTTCATCTTCTACGCAACTTACTTGTCCGAGAAGATTGGGTACTGGAGATACATTACCATCTACCGCCATCTCAAGGAGAACCCCGAGTACCAGTGTTACCCCATTTTCAACTACTTCGAGAACTGGTGCCAGGACGAGAACCGCCATGGCGATTTCTTCTCTGCTCTCATGAAGGCCCAACCCCAATTCCTCAATGACTGGAAGGCTAAACTCTGGTCCCGATTCTTCTGCTTGTCG GTGTATGTGACAATGTACCTCAACGATTGCCAGCGAACAGCTTTCTACGAAGGCATTGGCCTCAACACTAAAGAATTTGATATGCACGTTATCATTGAG ACAAATCGCACTACAGCCAGAATTTTTCCAGCAGTGCTCGATGTTGAGAACCCAGAATTCAAAAGGAAACTGGACCGAATGGTGGAGATTAACCAGAAGCTGATTGCCGTCGGGGAGAGTGACGACATTCCCGTGGTGAAAAACTTGAAGAGGATACCGATAGTTGCTGCCTTGGCCTCTGAGCTTCTCGCCGCCTACTTAATGCCTCCCATTGAGTCCGGCTCCGTTGATTTTGCAGACTTTGAAACCCAGCTAGTCTACTGA